A single Clavibacter nebraskensis NCPPB 2581 DNA region contains:
- the yidC gene encoding membrane protein insertase YidC: MDFLGTILWPIKWVIELILVGFHTLWTTLGLDPDNGATWVLSIVGLVLVVRAALIPIFVRQIKNQRRMMEVAPQLKKIQDKYKGKRDQFSREAMSRETMALYKDTGTNPLSSCLPLLLQMPIFFSLYSVLHRAAVEELPGIGLLNAQLSRSFGESSFLGAPLQSAISTANGNVTVIVIATTMVILMSASQFITQLQIMAKNMSEETKASPMFKQQRILLYILPLVFAVSGIAFPLGVMFYWLVSNFWTMGQQFLVIRNMPTPGSEAARAREARLARKGKLVAPEASAESSTIVVEERKPAQRQQPVSKNRAKKQAGSKSR, encoded by the coding sequence ATGGACTTCCTCGGAACGATCCTGTGGCCGATCAAGTGGGTCATCGAACTCATCCTGGTCGGCTTCCACACGCTCTGGACGACGCTCGGGCTGGATCCCGACAACGGCGCCACCTGGGTGCTGTCGATCGTGGGCCTGGTGCTCGTGGTCCGCGCCGCGCTCATCCCGATCTTCGTGCGGCAGATCAAGAACCAGCGCCGCATGATGGAGGTCGCGCCGCAGCTGAAGAAGATCCAGGACAAGTACAAGGGCAAGCGCGACCAGTTCTCCCGCGAGGCGATGTCCCGCGAGACGATGGCCCTGTACAAGGACACGGGGACCAACCCGCTCAGCAGCTGCCTCCCTCTGCTCCTGCAGATGCCGATCTTCTTCTCGCTCTACTCGGTGCTCCACCGTGCTGCCGTCGAGGAGCTCCCGGGCATCGGCCTGTTGAACGCCCAGCTCTCCCGGTCCTTCGGCGAGTCCTCGTTCCTCGGTGCTCCTCTGCAGTCCGCCATCTCCACGGCCAACGGCAACGTGACCGTCATCGTCATCGCGACCACCATGGTCATCCTCATGAGCGCGTCGCAGTTCATCACGCAGCTGCAGATCATGGCCAAGAACATGTCCGAGGAGACGAAGGCCAGCCCGATGTTCAAGCAGCAGCGCATCCTGCTGTACATCCTCCCGCTGGTGTTCGCGGTGTCCGGCATCGCCTTCCCGCTCGGCGTGATGTTCTACTGGCTGGTCTCGAACTTCTGGACGATGGGTCAGCAGTTCCTCGTCATCCGCAACATGCCGACTCCGGGTAGCGAGGCGGCGCGTGCGCGCGAAGCCCGCCTGGCCCGGAAGGGCAAGCTGGTGGCTCCGGAGGCGTCGGCCGAGTCGTCGACCATCGTCGTGGAGGAGCGCAAGCCGGCCCAGCGTCAGCAGCCGGTGAGCAAGAACCGCGCCAAGAAGCAGGCGGGATCCAAGAGCCGATGA